The Niastella koreensis GR20-10 genome includes a window with the following:
- a CDS encoding sigma factor has protein sequence METTTEVLQLRPYLFTIAYSMLGEIEEAEDIVQDIYEKWLAIDNVKEPKAYMARMVVNKSIKRLNEMRVLRETYTGTWLPEPFITTEVPESPTIEYGLLFLLERLNPVERAIFILRESFREEYSYIAELTGLSMDNCRQTLHRTYDKLGRSPKLPVDTEKHNALIEAFLVSMLNQDRSSLEQILRSDIELFGDGGGKRSTALKPLFGFEKVQKFLLGVMQLPENQGDVYEFMPAYVNGVPAALLLRKADKVLDSITYFVHDDRLISRLLFVRNPDKLKFRNP, from the coding sequence ATGGAAACAACCACTGAAGTCCTGCAACTGCGCCCTTACCTGTTCACAATAGCCTACAGCATGCTTGGTGAAATTGAGGAAGCTGAAGATATTGTTCAGGATATCTACGAAAAATGGCTCGCAATCGACAACGTAAAGGAGCCGAAAGCCTATATGGCCCGCATGGTGGTTAACAAAAGTATAAAACGTCTGAATGAAATGAGGGTGCTCCGGGAAACCTATACCGGCACCTGGCTGCCTGAACCATTTATTACTACTGAAGTTCCTGAATCGCCCACCATTGAATACGGCCTGCTTTTTTTATTGGAACGGCTCAACCCGGTTGAACGGGCAATATTCATTTTACGGGAAAGCTTTAGGGAAGAATACAGTTACATTGCCGAGCTCACCGGGCTCTCGATGGACAATTGCCGCCAAACCCTGCATCGCACATACGATAAACTGGGCCGCAGCCCAAAACTTCCGGTTGATACTGAAAAACACAATGCACTTATTGAGGCTTTCCTGGTGTCTATGTTGAACCAGGACCGGTCTTCCCTGGAACAGATCCTCCGCAGCGATATCGAACTCTTTGGTGATGGCGGTGGCAAACGCAGTACCGCGCTTAAGCCGCTGTTTGGCTTTGAGAAAGTGCAAAAGTTCTTATTGGGCGTAATGCAGTTGCCCGAAAACCAGGGCGATGTATATGAGTTTATGCCCGCCTATGTGAACGGAGTACCAGCAGCGCTGCTACTCCGTAAGGCGGATAAAGTATTGGATTCAATTACTTATTTCGTACATGACGACAGGTTGATTTCCCGCTTACTGTTTGTTCGTAATCCGGATAAATTAAAGTTCAGAAACCCATAG
- a CDS encoding helix-turn-helix domain-containing protein, with translation MEVICLEDSAFYALIDKVITHIKERNGKKEDKWISAEEAMKRLQISSKTTLQKYRDEGKIRFSQPDIKPIAYDAESINEFWEKHAKNTF, from the coding sequence ATGGAAGTCATCTGCCTGGAAGATTCCGCATTTTATGCCCTTATTGATAAAGTGATTACCCATATCAAGGAAAGAAATGGCAAAAAAGAAGACAAGTGGATATCCGCTGAGGAAGCGATGAAGAGGCTACAAATCTCAAGCAAAACCACACTTCAAAAATATCGGGATGAAGGCAAAATCCGCTTTAGTCAACCCGATATTAAACCCATTGCTTACGACGCTGAATCAATCAATGAATTTTGGGAGAAACACGCTAAAAACACTTTCTAA
- a CDS encoding carboxymuconolactone decarboxylase family protein encodes MDAPFLTPIEKPKGLLARFIYFYSRKKFGKVMTPLKVMAARMPLSFASFSGKINQLDGKLQLPAEEVMLVRQKVAEINVCHFCIDIGRSKTIAGSMDQAKFDELGDYQASSRFSEKEKVLLDFVTRLTRDRKMEQELFNKLAKHYDERSICEIVWIVATEFYYNIGNIGLNVHSDRLCDIAKMRKSQHA; translated from the coding sequence ATGGACGCACCGTTTCTTACACCTATTGAAAAGCCGAAAGGCCTGTTGGCGAGATTTATTTATTTCTATTCCAGAAAGAAGTTTGGCAAGGTAATGACGCCATTAAAAGTAATGGCTGCCAGGATGCCGCTTAGTTTTGCATCATTCTCAGGAAAAATTAACCAGCTGGATGGCAAACTGCAATTGCCGGCCGAAGAGGTAATGCTTGTCCGGCAGAAAGTGGCTGAAATAAATGTTTGTCATTTTTGTATTGATATCGGCCGGTCAAAAACAATCGCGGGTTCTATGGACCAGGCGAAATTCGATGAGCTGGGTGACTATCAGGCAAGCAGCCGATTTTCAGAAAAAGAAAAAGTGTTACTGGATTTTGTAACCAGGCTTACCCGTGACCGTAAAATGGAACAGGAGTTATTTAATAAGCTGGCAAAACATTATGATGAACGTTCTATCTGTGAGATCGTTTGGATAGTAGCCACTGAGTTTTATTATAATATCGGGAACATTGGGCTTAATGTACATTCAGACAGGTTATGCGATATTGCCAAAATGCGAAAAAGCCAGCATGCATAA